The DNA segment CATGTTATGTTCACCGTTATAAATCTGAGATCCAAGAAATTATTcaattatttatgaataaaCCTGCatcaatgtcttttttttttattattataatatataaaagCTGTCATATATGATGCTGGATTCTAGCAAAAAATCTATGATGCTGGAAAATTAAAGAACGAAATTTATatattgaaacttgaaagacatgagAAGTAAGCCAAATCGGATCATTATTTATCCTTCAAATAGTATTAGTAACATTTATTACAAACAAGAGGACTGGAAGACAGTCAAATCTTCAAATTGTGCTCAGCCTAGAGTTTTTGTCCAAACTACTCCATTCTCATTTATCCAGTGGCAGACTTCAATTAGGCCTGGACCAAAACCCAACAGCTTAAAAGCAAGATGGTTTGGATTCCAAGTTGATGTGTCATAATGGCATGCCATGATCGCATGATTTACTTTCCTTTGAGCATGTAACTCAACTGCATATAGTTTTACTTCCTGTAAAACATGGCAATaatagacttgaaatggaaAGGGTAAACTATGACATAAGGCTGGTGGTTCAGAAAGGTTTTCATAGATGAGTTTCACAACtccaattgtgacattctcataAGATCCTTCAACATTCTCAGTACTCCATCCATGAACGTGATGGCCTAATTTCTTGACAACAAAGTCGATGAGATCCTCAGCGGAAGTCACACAACTGCTTTGCACACCTAGAATTGAGCTTTTTTCATCACATATATCGACTGTTTCCTGAATATATTCATCCATGTTTGATTCATCCACCACACCAAAAAgattcttcaaatcttcaataTGGGCAAAGGaaattgggatttttgatgCTAGAGATCGCGGCAAGAATGATTTATATGACATTGGGTCCCTTAGATCAGGGATAGGAATAAAACCTCCCTCTTTCACCATTGATTCTCGAAAATATGGTAATCCTCCTTGGCTGGCAACTGACAGGGGTACTGCACTTGGAACAAGTTCATACTTCAACTTGATATCATTCCATTGTGCTATTGGCGGTAGGCTTGTGAATTCTGTTGTCTTCTTCATCAGTGCATTTGTAGAACAAGCAATATTAGCTTGCTTACAAAATGAAGGTAGGTGGGAAGGCAATTCATTGTTCTCCATAAGTTTCATATAAACTATCACTTGATGGGAACTCAATGGAGAAGCCTTTGCAGCTAACCAATGTGGAGAGTGTGGAATACCGATATGCTCTTCCCAGTATTGTGAGAAGGCATTTTTAGCTTGAGAACCCtgcaaaatcattttttttttgggggggtgggcaataaaacaaaataaggaaGGTAAAAAAAGAACAAGCAATAGCCAAGTTGAAATGAATGATGATAGAAAGCATATTTTATCTTACACTTAAGTATACTACTATCAGAAATCCAAGCAACAAAATGGGATGCATCTTGGTGGAGCTGAAATAGAGAACTGAAGGAGTTTGGTTTGATGCAATGAGAGCAGTTGTTTGAATATATAGAGGGAAAATCTTGTAGTAATAATAAGTAAGAAAGGGGGAGAATTTTTTTCAGTCCTTTAaacatattttgtaatttgcCAAATTCCCTTATTCCTTCCAACTTCCCTCCAAATTTTTTAATACCATAGTACCCCTCAATTCTTAGTTGTTCTCCTAAATttgagttatatatatatatatatatatatattatgggaaaaagaacattACTTGACAGTTGTATATGCTCAAATACATGGGGAAGTGGAACCAGGCTATGAAAAGATGTCCATACCCCAGCTCCACTTTCCCAAATGTCTAAGCATACGCAACATTGTCGGGCAGCATTCTttctcaatttatttattttcttttcttatttggcTAGGTCTTCGTATTAGGCTTAATCATGTAATCAAAGAAAAGTTTTAAGAACTTAATCATTAAGGGTATACATAACCATAAATTTAATTATAGCAAGAATTGATAAGAATAATTAGGCAAGAAAAAAAGCACAATTGTTAATCAAGGAAAATATTTAAAGATAAGTCTAATGTATCAACAAGAAAATTTTATGTTTCAAAAACTTTATGGCAAAAGTTCTTTGACTGGTAAGCTCTACATGGTATATCTAGACCGGCATAAATTTTTTCCACATGAAAGGTTGGCcggaatttttttattgtatagATATTTAGAAATGCTCCAAGGTTTGCCACATGTTAGATTCAAGCATATATCACCCCACgtattggcatttttttttttcgctaaaattttatttcataagaagACANNNNNNNNNNNNNNNNNNNNaaaaaaaaaaaggaagaaacaatTACAACCCAACAACCAATCCAACAATAAAAAGAACCAACAACCTCTCtatcctcccaccttcggcattgccatcagcaggagaaaaggaaaaatgctAAGGGAATCTATAATTTGGTCTGCCCTCGGCATCTCTAGAAAGAAAATCCCCTATGTGAGGACGGAAGATCACATCAACTCCTGAAATACCACTCTTAGCCGCATCTCTGGCCAAGAAATCTGCCACTGAGTTCCCCTCTCTGTAATTATGAGAAATTTTTCAAGAAATTATTCTCATGTAAGTCTGGAGATATATCCACCTTTGCAGAGCAAACCAAGGAATCTTCCTTTGCTGAATTAGAGACACAACAGCACtcgagtctgactcaatccacaaATGTTGAATGTCCATGTCCTTGGCTCGCATCAAACCCTCCATCAGCCCCTCTCCCCACGTATTGGCATATTTATTTGTATTCTCAACTGcatgtttatttaaaaaataacttttttaaatggatttctcaaagctttattttttaACTTGACCAACTCCATTTTGGCAATAAGTCACATTGTGAGCAAGGGATCTTATATTTCTACTTGTtcataattctttttttctctaagcATCTGTATAATTTCAATTCTATCCAATACGGCACATGATAGATATTTGTGACAGTTTAAAAATACCTCTTGACTACCAATatttctcccaaggttcatagccatgtatgaagaaaaatatttcaactCT comes from the Macadamia integrifolia cultivar HAES 741 unplaced genomic scaffold, SCU_Mint_v3 scaffold1222, whole genome shotgun sequence genome and includes:
- the LOC122063155 gene encoding polygalacturonase non-catalytic subunit AroGP2-like, which produces MILQGSQAKNAFSQYWEEHIGIPHSPHWLAAKASPLSSHQVIVYMKLMENNELPSHLPSFCKQANIACSTNALMKKTTEFTSLPPIAQWNDIKLKYELVPSAVPLSVASQGGLPYFRESMVKEGGFIPIPDLRDPMSYKSFLPRSLASKIPISFAHIEDLKNLFGVVDESNMDEYIQETVDICDEKSSILGVQSSCVTSAEDLIDFVVKKLGHHVHGWSTENVEGSYENVTIGVVKLIYENLSEPPALCHSLPFPFQVYYCHVLQEVKLYAVELHAQRKVNHAIMACHYDTSTWNPNHLAFKLLGFGPGLIEVCHWINENGVVWTKTLG